In the genome of Lathyrus oleraceus cultivar Zhongwan6 chromosome 4, CAAS_Psat_ZW6_1.0, whole genome shotgun sequence, the window cttcatctaaatctttcgacagttgtaatctgggctcagttggagtcgaagttgggttacaattttgcatctcaaatctcttgagtatttctcctacataccttctttggtgcatcatcaaacctctaccactcttatagaatttgatgccaaggaaatatgaaatgtcagtcagatctgacatttcgaattccttgttgatATCACCTTTGAAGTCActgatctccttcttgcagctacctgttatcaacaggtcatcgatatagaggcatagtataagcaatttactcttgcttcttcttacatatactccatgttcagacTTGCACTTTACAAATCccttctcccttagaaagtcatctatcttcttgttccaagctcttggagcttgtttaagtccgtacagggctttatgcagcctgtacacttttctttcttcgccatCTTTCACAAACtcagctggttgtgcaacataaacttcttcttctaaggggtcattaaggaatgcatatttcacatccatctgacacatctgacagttgttcatgtttgctagaccaacaaccaatctgattgtttcgatcctagcaacaggtgaAAAAACCTCATCGAAGTCtattccttctttctgaagaaattctttcgccacaagtctcgccttgtgtcgagtcacttctcttatgggattcaacttcaccttgtatacccacttcacattaatctccttcttgtcttggggcaattcgacaagtgaccaggtgttgttgactttgattgacttTAGCTCTTCGTCCATTactttcatccacttcgaatctttcaatgcctcaactgcattgacaggttcaacatctgcatagaaagcataatgcaccagctcaccttcttcattgaccatatcatatgatgtaatcacacattcttgcaaccttgtaggcatgtgtcttgttctttgaggtctgcttgtgcttgcttcacctctgacttcttcctgtcgaacttctctttcgacttcactagatggttcatcataaaagattctTACTGAATATTTCTTGACATcctcagtccaatcccactccttaagctcatctatgatcatgtccctgctgatcaccacttgcttattcactgggtcgaaaAACTTGTATCCTacagtcgaatgatatcctatcaggatcatctgactcgacttgtcatcaagttttcttctcaactgatctggcacatatctatgtgctatagatccaaatgccctcagatgactcaagctaggcttgacaccagaccaacattcttctgacgtgattccttctagcttcttcgtcggacatctgttcaaGATATATGTCAcagtcgacacagcttctccccataattctttgggtagattcttgcctttcaacatacttctaaccatattcatgatggttcgattcttcctttctgcgactccattctgctATGGAGTGTAGGGTGGAACCACCTCATGTATAATCCCTTATTTCACACATAATGcgtcgaagtctttcgacacatattctccaccaccaccagtcctcaaaatcttgatctttcaAACATTCTGTCTTTcaaccatagatttaaacttggaaaatacctcgatcacttcacttttcttcttgatcaggtaagaccacagttttcaaatgaaatcatctatgaatgtaacaaagtatttgttacctccaatcgaatccacctggagaggactacatacatcagagtatatgacttcaagaattgccttcgacctgcttcctgcatccttattgaagttgttcttgtgttgtTTCGCCTGCACGCGTTCTTCACAcactttgtttggaatgtcgatttctggtaatcctgaaaccatatttcttctcttcaaatctctgatgtctttgaaattgagatggccaagtctataatgccatatccattcatctcttgttgtttgttgttgcaaggcacttatgatccatcacatttagttcaatcttgaaggttctattctgagatattggagccttcaagatcaaccttccatttgagtcgagaactctcatcatcttgtctttgatcggcaccttgtagttcttttcgaaTAACTTCCTTATGCTGAGTAAATTACTCTTCATGCTTGGTATATACAACAtatttgaaattactgacctctttccatctttcctcataatcagaacatcaccaataccttcaactgctagagtgttgtcatttgaaaatttcaccatgttcttcattgaggattttatgttgacaaaccaatctttccttccaaacatgtgtgatgagcatcctgattccaagtaccattggtccttgaatctctcttcatctcttgttgtaaccatcagcaacgtctcttcttcttcatgtttcgccagctttgcataagtttcttgattcttctgcttttctggacaatcactagaatagtgaccatacttctgacaattgtaacactgaatgtgactcttgtctggcttttgaccaccaccttttcctctacctacaacaccacctctttggttgccttggttccagggtaTTCTCTGATTCGACCAATTTCCTTCTTGTTGATTTTGACCATTCAAATTGTTGTACCCTCCTCTACCTTTGTTtccattccagcttcctttgccttttctttcttttgcaGATTGAGCCTGTAAagacatatcactcttcgactttcctacagctctttcagtcattctttgttcatgagattcaagtgtcccttgaagctcttcctttgtcaattttgacaaatgctttgactcttctatggctactaccacgtgaTCGAACTTTGGGtccaacgacctcaagatctttctaacaacagatcttgatgtcaacacttctccacataccttaatttgattcaccagtttcgtagccttggtgaagaaatcagttatgctttcattatcttccatctgaagtaattcatacattcttttgtgagtttgtaacctcgcTTCTTTCACCTTCTCCGTGCCTCCAAACAATTTCTCCaaaatttcccatgcttcttttgttgactctgcatcactaaccttttcaaaattatttgcattaacacattgatggattatataaagagagctttataatctttcttcttcaattctttatgtgcagccttttcttgattTGTCGCGTCTTCTACAAAtgttgctactccttccttcacaagatcctaaatatcttgataacataacacaacctttatctgcttgcaccaattctcataattgttgttcttgagaatcagaagatttgctggaaaatgcccgtttgAATGATCCGTTGTCATGGCATTTTTCTTCCCAAGAACCGTTTAacggagctcttgataccagatgttggaaatccaccacaacctatggagaatttcaatcaacCTTGATaaacaagattgttatcactcacacaataacaatgaaaagagaagaacaatggagaaagaaagaaagtaaagaacaatgaaggagaagaggaattgaaattctatagagtttctctctgcccacaaactgtggaaaacttcttattcactttgcaactgcaaaatactgtgaattacaatgttatgaatactctattcacctcattacaaaaataaggatttctccctctatttatagatttaggttaacttggacctcaagccaaagcccaaaactgtaaaagtccaaaatagctaacactactaaaataaGCATAAGTCGAAATCCTATGTGAAGCAACCTGTTTCGACACTTtgacacactaacacaactcaataCACTAGGTGGTTCAACACATCCTtactctgtcgagcaacctgcttcgacacaaggaattacaattcaacaaatATGGGGGATAATGTTTTAGTGTAGGTCGACGCCAAACCCTAATGGACTAGATAACCCAGATCTACCTGTCAAGGTATTCCACTAGATACACTCGTCTAGAGGCACACAAGATCGAGGTTGTCAGACAAATTGGTTGTTAGATAACATGACTACATTATCTTATGGGAACTATCTTCAGTGACAAGTGCCCCTTCAAGATTTTTCTAAATCCTCAAACCCTAAGGAAATATAATATAGACTAAAAGAAAAATTAGTCCCAAGTATATACAATTCTAACCTAAATACTTCACACTTGGGCATCAGAATGTTTGTCGGTAGCCTTTTCCCTTTCACCTCCCGACTAGAGAATAAGATTGAACCAGAATTTGATATTAAATCTTCAGTTGTCAACAACTCgtaaagaagaagaagatgatttGCTTATAGATCAAATATTTTTTCATTAATCAATTAGTTAAGAGATATAAATATTTAATTCACCAAAAAAGGAGAAATATTTATGTCATTACTAATGTGTTTATttatttcttatttatttttctaatAGCTTAGTGAAACACATACTCAAAATAAATATTTACGAAAAAATTTCATATCGTCTTCTTCATTCACAGTTTGGAGACTCGTCAAAGAAAAGATACCTTgtgattaagaaaaagtttttAATTTTGTTTCAATGTGTGGCAAGATGGCGACAGCCATAAACATTTCCTTTAATCGTCATTTTGTGTTGCCATCTAAAAGGAATTCACTAGGAAGTTCAATATCTCAATGTTGGTGAAAATGACTATAGACTTGTTTAACATGATAAACCTAAGGTGGCATCCCAAAGTCAAAGATACCAATATTGCAACTCTTGTTGGTGCACAAGATGAAtaagatgaagatggaagaagagagagaaTTGAAATAATAAACTTTCACTACTCTTCTAAAATGGTTACATTAAATGGTTATGCACACACCACTATTGATAACTATACTTGTttatatacacaaacaataatGTCACATAGGCAAAATGCTAACCTACACTAGCTAAGTTAAGCTTAACAAAACTAATACTACTATTGAATATTAATTATTTCtaacaccatcccttaattcatattcagctaATCAAAACTAACAACACCAATTCCATCTTTCAAGTGGAAAACTTGACCAATCTTGATCGCTTTCGTCAAAACATTTGTCAGCTACTTTTGGGCGCTACAATGCATAACTTCTAACACACTATTCTGAACCTTACTTCTCAAAAAGTGTTACCtagtctcaatatgcttgcttctctATTGGATCACTAAGttcttggcaagattgattgtagacttgttatcaatcatcaacttcaTAAGCTTGTTTACCTTGATCTTCATATCTTGTAGTAAATTCAGAAGCCAGACAACTTGACATTCAACCACAACACATGTGATGTATTCAACTTCATAGGTTGACACAACAACAACTGGTagcttcttggaacaccaagaaataggacCTCCCAGATACTTAAACAAATCTTCAGgagtacttcttctgtcaactctgtaTCTACACCAATCAGAGTATGAGTAACACATCAACTTTGAATTATCCTTTTCACTagaagggaacaaaactccatacttcagagtccccttaatatacctcagaatcctgacaatagcttggtaatgagaccacttcggtttactcatgaacctactagTCATTCCAACTGCATAACAAATATCAGGCCTGGTATTACACAAATATTCAATGAGCCGACCAACTAATTGAAAGTTGTAGCATCTACGTCATCACCCTCAGGATCAGAATCCAATTTGTGATTTATTTCTGAAGGTGTGACAGAAGCCTTACAATTAAACAACTCAAATCTCTTCtgaagctcaagttcatacttcagctGATGCAGAATTATACCTTTCTTAGAGTACACAatctccatccctagaaaatatGTCTTTTTTCCTagatcagtcatctcaaactcatgCATCAACACCTTCTTGAACTTCATTATTTCATATGAAAAGCTTCATGTcagcaatatgtcatcaacatagatacacaccagaatcatatttccttcagaagtatgttgAACATAAATACTATACTccacactacgccaaaaactggaatagacagcgcaccttagagggcgctttattacaaaagcgcactctaaagtgaagcgaaaaaataaggagcgaacaactggaatagacagcgcactttagagggcgcttttgtaataaagcgccctctaaggtgaagcgaaaaaataaggaggagatagagggacaacaatacagggcgctttttagaaagcgccctctaaggttacccttagagggcgcttttaaaaaagcgctctataagtccatgtgcatttccagtttataaagcgcttttggaaagccttagagagcgctttcataagcgccctcttaggccccctttagagggcggttttttttccacaagcgccctctaagatcccctttagtaaacattaaaattataacatactgcgcgttttgttatttcactctctgttattttcgttctttttcacgttaggattctcactgctacgattttcgctgcttctaaggcgttctccttccacctctgttagatctacgatgtttcctccttctattaattcgttgttagctgttcgattttgacaccataggtatttttctaatcttcatattaattcgttgttagcatgtccaaacgattgcgttttgtttcgaaatgagtatgcatcgttaaatgagtgtcctaaatgcggtgtctcgcgatataagaacaagttgtctccagcaaaagtcttgtggtattttcctgttattccgagatttagacgcatgtttcgaGTGATGTAGCAACATTTGGAGTCGGTGCTGTTCAGGTTCGACCGAAAGGAAACTAAATTTGTAACGTTCCAAATTTATCAGACCATAATCTGAATAATATTTACATGTCATTTAGGTTCTTGCTACGATTTTAACTTTGTGGTTAGCAGACAAATCTGGTCGCCAGCTTTTACTTATTGTGAGTCTGAGCTTTTTCGATAATTTTTGCATTCACATTACTATTTGTTTGGAGGGTAATAAGAGATTAATCAAAATCTCCTATTGCAGGTTTCTTCATCTGCAATGGCTTTGAGTCTTTTGGTTGTTTCAATATCATTCTACTTGAAggtaataataatttttttgtttgttatattttttgaacatttttttttgtttatttttatatatacataatacattaactagatattacacatgtattcatgcataaatgttcagaaatttgtaacacagattcacaggattatatatcagtaaattcttctttatatttttggttttttatatggataatatatttcatgTTGAATTTGCTCTCAGGAATATATATCACCAGATTCTGATTTATATGCGACATTGAGCCTCATATCGGTGGCTGGAGTTGTGGTGTGTAAATACAACTTTATTACACAAATGATGGTTTCTATTGTTTGTTTCCCTAACTTCATTATTATAAACTTTCAATTTCTTTCAGGTCATGGTTATTGCATTCTCTCTGGGATTAGGAGCAATGCCATGGATTATAATGTCTGAGGTACAATTTTCTTCAATAATAATATGCATGACAACCCTATATGAACAAACCTTTGTTGTAATATAATGTGATAGTTGATGTGTTGAATATATTTTACATAATAGATTCTTCCGATTAACATCAAAGGCCTAGCTGGAAGTTTTGCAACACTTGCCAATTGGTTCTTTTCCTGGTTGGTTACATTAACAGCAAATTTGCTCTTGGATTGGAGTTCGAGAGGTTTGTGTGCATTGCCTATgttaattttctataaatatcTATTGTTTCTAACCAGAAGCTTCCTATGTTTTTATCAGGAACCTTCACAATATATACTGCAGTGTGTGTTTTCACAGCAGGATTTGTTGCCATTTGGGTCCCCGAGACAAAGGGaaaaactcttgaagaaatacaacagtttttcagatgaagtttcctttcgagtagcacttcagctagtgttcactcatgtattcacattcatatttttttttccgaatcaactcaattcatttttgtgctctttggtcttgttaaatatgaaaaataccaaaacagtgtgattttctaatctagcagcatacttgcatttttgttgtaattgattgattataaacaaataaatgaaagagagtGGTTATTATACATTTCAATTAGAGTAGCAGTGGTTTCGGTTCATGACATTTCAAATAGCAAGAGGATCATATAAACAATAAGCATATATCAGTATTtgtattttaatattataaaagcATAAAAAGAACCTTTAGTTTCTCTTGTGAATTATAACAAGCAGCTGTATGCCATTTTCTTCTGGTTACCTCTTGTGGCTGCAACATAACCTGAAATGAGAATATGGTCACAGAGACATGTGATGCATGTAAAtgttaaataaccacccactttagagggcgctttccaaaataagcgccctctaaaccctttaaatttccactttagagggcgctttccagtaaaagtgccctctaaacccttaaaggtttccactttagagggcactttccagtaaaagcgccctctaaacccttaaaagtttccactttagagggcgctttctttaaaaagcgccctctaaagtggccctcaaagggcttaaagagccactttagagagcgctttcaccaggaaaaaaagcgctgtctttacctatgtcagcgccagattagagggcgctttaaagcgctgttataggccaaaaaaagcgccctcttttcccttatttggcgtagtgccATCTCACACTTTCCGAATCCTTGGAGCTTGAAAAATAAATCAAGTTTCATATTCCAGACTCTAGGAGtttgtttcagtccatacaacGTTGTATGTAACATGTACACaatcccttcctgattctttttcacaaatccaggaggttgtaACACATATACCTCTTCTTCCAATGGAATattcagaaatgcagattttacatccggatgcatcagaggccaattcaTGTTAGTAGTTATCGCAATCATAAGCCTGATTGCCTCATGTCTCGCTACAAGAGCAAACACATCAAGGTAGTATAGCCTAGGTTTCTATAGAAAACCTCTTGCCACTAACCTTTCTTTGTGTTTTCCAATGGATCATTCTGGCTTCAGTTTTGCCTTGAAAACCATTTGACGTTGGTGGATTTCTTGTCCTTTGGAAGCTCAATCAactcccaagtcttgtttctttATATAGCCTtaagttcttctttcatggccttcagccacaCTTTCTTCTTGGTAGATTCTTTAATGATAACTGGTTCAAAGTCTAataacatggcacactgaatgaCTTCTCCCTCAGAGTCTATTTCAGtatcttgcagcatgtcaaactctacaaatcttcttggaatgtttctgattctttgtggcctctgAACTTGTTCAAAATCTTCTTCAGACGTTGGGACAATATCAGATGCTGGAACCTAAGAAGTATCACCTTCAGAGGCATGACCACCTTCATATTCTGGAATATTCTTAGAGTCTAGATATCCACCAGAGTTTGTATCGCCATCAGAATCTAGATCAGAATCAAATTCACCTCCAGAGTCAGACTCATCTTCAGAGTCATACTCGCCTTTAGAGTCACCTTTAGAATTATCTTCTGATTTTGGATCATATTTAGAACCTTCGGATTCTAAagtatcttcagaagttaactcagGTGTTAACACCACACCAGAGTTGGATTGAAACTTGTTCCAATCCGATGCTTTTGATTCCTTCACAATGATGTCTCTGATAACTTTAACCTTCTTAGTGACACGAAAATAGAACTTATAAGAACTTGTATTGTGGTACTCTACAAGCAACATAACTTTGCTTCTGTcatccaacttccttctcttagcatctggaacatgtttgtaacaaaTAGAACCAAACAACTTCAGATGGCTCACACTTTTCTTATCTCCAATCCACTTCTCTAAAGGAATAATTTCCTTCATCTTTTTGGTTGGACACCTGTTGAGCACATatgttgcagtggcaacagctttTCCCTACAAGGTGTGAGGgagcttcttctccttcagcattATCCTTGTTGATTCTtagtgttggcaacaattttggtaaaacaaagagtgttcacaagatgttatgtgtgatgtcttaacatgagatatcctatgtacttgctggagttcaagaacatatTCATGCAGGGTTGTTTCAtaatgtcatacacaaggtcatggcatctgatatatatgtacctgctggagcttaaatgaaagacatgttcatgcaggattgttttaagatgtcatacacaaggtcatggcatctgatatggttgtacctgctggaagttataaaaggaattatggaattatgcatgatttttccaggatgtcagactcgatgtcatgacatcctgtgCATAGAACATTTAGTGTGAAcgtctggtgttttgtgattgcacaattaatggcaatctatgcatgattgaagatctgattagctgacgcattcaatcatggattacaac includes:
- the LOC127137857 gene encoding sugar transporter ERD6-like 6; translation: MFRVLATILTLWLADKSGRQLLLIVSSSAMALSLLVVSISFYLKEYISPDSDLYATLSLISVAGVVVMVIAFSLGLGAMPWIIMSEILPINIKGLAGSFATLANWFFSWLVTLTANLLLDWSSRGTFTIYTAVCVFTAGFVAIWVPETKGKTLEEIQHHTFFLVDSLMITGSKSNNMAH